One genomic region from Muriicola soli encodes:
- a CDS encoding cryptochrome/photolyase family protein, with amino-acid sequence MAEVAVFWFRRDLRLEDNTGLIHALKGDFPVLPVFIFDPQILGELPEDDARLNFIHDRLNSLRDRLQNNFGSSIAFYHDEPLDVFKKLNKDFDLKGVYCNRDYEPYATERDGKINDYLKSVDIDFHTFKDQVIFEKDEVVKDDGDPYVVYTPFMKTWKEHFKEVKPLQDGKDDLQGKNFYQNKELPFLSLQDMGFKESDIKVPDYDVSPSLIEDYEKTRNFPAKDATSHLGPHLRFGTVSVREMVRKAKAEKNETFLNELIWREFFMQILWHFPRTTNEAFRKKYDRIPWRNNEDEFEKWKNGKTGYALVDAGMRQLNATGYMHNRVRMLVASFLCKHLLIDWRWGEAYFAEKLLDYELSSNVGNWQWAAGSGVDAAPYFRIFNPMTQIDKFDKDRKYIKEWVPEVDTDDYVPKMVDHKEARERCLDTYKSALS; translated from the coding sequence ATGGCAGAAGTAGCGGTATTTTGGTTTAGAAGAGATCTAAGATTGGAAGATAATACGGGTTTAATTCATGCCCTGAAGGGCGACTTCCCTGTGCTCCCAGTTTTTATCTTTGATCCTCAGATACTTGGGGAATTGCCTGAAGATGACGCTCGCTTAAATTTTATCCACGACAGATTGAATAGCCTCAGAGATCGCTTGCAAAACAACTTTGGGTCTTCCATTGCATTTTATCACGATGAGCCACTGGATGTCTTTAAAAAACTAAATAAAGATTTTGATTTAAAAGGAGTCTATTGCAATCGGGATTACGAACCGTACGCTACAGAACGCGATGGAAAAATTAATGACTACCTAAAGTCTGTCGATATTGATTTTCATACGTTTAAGGATCAGGTGATTTTTGAAAAAGATGAAGTAGTCAAAGACGATGGTGACCCCTATGTAGTGTATACGCCTTTCATGAAGACATGGAAGGAACATTTTAAGGAAGTAAAACCTCTTCAGGATGGAAAAGATGATCTTCAGGGAAAAAACTTTTACCAGAATAAAGAATTGCCTTTTCTCTCACTTCAGGATATGGGATTTAAGGAATCAGATATAAAAGTTCCTGATTATGATGTATCTCCTTCACTAATTGAAGACTACGAGAAAACCAGAAATTTCCCGGCCAAGGACGCTACATCTCACCTTGGGCCACACCTGAGGTTCGGTACAGTCTCAGTTCGGGAAATGGTAAGAAAGGCAAAGGCGGAAAAAAATGAAACCTTTCTTAATGAGCTTATCTGGAGGGAATTTTTTATGCAGATCCTCTGGCATTTTCCCAGAACGACCAATGAGGCATTTAGAAAGAAATACGATCGCATCCCCTGGCGAAACAACGAAGATGAATTTGAGAAATGGAAGAACGGTAAAACGGGTTACGCCCTTGTAGATGCCGGAATGCGGCAGTTAAATGCCACAGGGTACATGCACAACAGAGTGAGAATGCTGGTCGCGAGTTTCCTCTGCAAACACCTCCTGATCGATTGGCGGTGGGGAGAAGCTTATTTTGCAGAAAAACTTTTGGATTACGAGCTCAGCAGCAATGTAGGGAATTGGCAATGGGCAGCAGGAAGTGGAGTTGACGCCGCACCCTATTTCCGCATCTTTAATCCCATGACTCAAATCGACAAGTTTGATAAAGACCGTAAATACATCAAAGAATGGGTCCCGGAAGTGGACACAGACGATTACGTCCCAAAAATGGTCGATCACAAAGAAGCCAGAGAACGGTGTCTGGACACTTATAAGTCGGCCCTCTCTTAG
- a CDS encoding sodium:solute symporter — protein MGNLDWFVLSGTLLFIVIYGVWKTKGSKNVSDYVLGGNQARWWTIGLSVMATQASAITFLSTPGQAFHDGMGFVQFYFGLPLAMIVICLVFVPIYHKLKVYTAYEFLEKRFDLKTRSLAAILFLVQRGLAAGITIYAPSIILSAVLGWDLLTLNIIIGILVIIYTVSGGTKAVSVTQKQQMIIIMTGMFIAFFFILGALPPELTFSNALKIAGASEKLNILDFDLNTSSRYTFWSGITGGFFLALAYFGTDQSQVQRYLSGRSVRESQLGLIFNGIFKIPMQFFILLVGVMVFVFYQYNPSPVNFNPAARIAVENSDFAEDYKELEERHKEIETEKLMAQDEFYAALKLKEYAATVEAKQHILNVNQKERVNRERAKLLIEQADNLVQTNDKDYVFIHFILNNLPKGLIGLLLAVILSAAMSSTASELNALGTITALDLYKRNKKQEFTQKHYVRVSKGFTLMWGIIAICIAGVADLFDNLIQLVNIIGSVFYGNVLGIFLLAFFFKFVKGNAVFVAAIITQIVVIVGFLGDWMSYLWLNAFGCTLVILLAMALEGFDRVLRNPPLET, from the coding sequence ATGGGAAATTTAGACTGGTTTGTACTCTCCGGGACTTTATTGTTTATAGTGATCTATGGCGTTTGGAAAACCAAGGGTAGTAAAAACGTCAGCGACTATGTCCTTGGAGGTAATCAGGCCAGATGGTGGACCATTGGTTTATCCGTAATGGCCACCCAGGCCAGCGCAATTACCTTCCTGTCAACACCCGGCCAAGCCTTCCACGACGGAATGGGATTTGTGCAATTCTATTTCGGCCTTCCACTGGCTATGATCGTCATCTGTCTTGTCTTCGTTCCCATTTACCATAAACTCAAGGTCTACACAGCATACGAATTCCTCGAAAAGCGATTCGATCTCAAAACGCGATCCCTGGCCGCCATCTTATTCCTCGTACAACGAGGCCTGGCTGCAGGTATTACCATTTACGCCCCTTCAATTATTCTTTCTGCCGTACTGGGGTGGGATCTTCTTACCTTAAATATCATCATTGGTATCCTGGTTATCATTTATACCGTATCGGGTGGAACCAAGGCAGTAAGTGTTACACAGAAACAACAAATGATCATCATCATGACCGGGATGTTCATCGCTTTCTTTTTTATCCTGGGAGCACTGCCCCCCGAATTGACATTCAGCAATGCTTTAAAAATTGCAGGGGCCAGTGAAAAGTTAAATATCCTCGATTTTGATCTGAATACTTCAAGCCGGTATACCTTCTGGAGTGGTATAACCGGGGGCTTCTTCCTCGCCCTTGCCTATTTTGGCACAGACCAGAGTCAAGTACAGCGATACCTCTCAGGGAGGTCGGTACGGGAGAGTCAGCTCGGCTTAATTTTCAACGGCATCTTTAAGATTCCCATGCAGTTTTTTATCCTGCTTGTGGGGGTTATGGTCTTTGTTTTCTATCAGTATAATCCTTCCCCGGTCAATTTTAATCCAGCGGCCCGTATCGCGGTGGAAAATTCTGATTTTGCAGAAGATTACAAAGAACTGGAAGAGAGACACAAAGAAATAGAAACAGAGAAATTGATGGCCCAGGATGAGTTCTATGCCGCTTTGAAATTAAAGGAATACGCCGCTACGGTAGAGGCCAAACAACATATTCTTAACGTCAATCAAAAAGAGAGAGTAAACAGGGAGAGAGCGAAGTTACTCATTGAACAGGCTGATAATCTGGTTCAGACAAATGATAAGGACTACGTCTTTATTCACTTTATACTCAATAACCTTCCTAAAGGCCTGATAGGACTATTACTGGCTGTGATCCTGTCGGCAGCCATGTCTTCTACCGCTTCAGAATTAAATGCCCTGGGGACGATTACAGCCCTCGATCTCTATAAACGCAACAAGAAGCAAGAGTTTACTCAGAAACACTACGTAAGGGTATCCAAAGGCTTCACCCTGATGTGGGGTATTATTGCAATTTGTATTGCCGGAGTGGCCGACTTGTTTGACAACCTCATTCAGTTGGTAAATATTATAGGTTCTGTTTTTTACGGAAACGTTCTCGGGATCTTCCTCCTTGCCTTCTTCTTTAAATTTGTAAAAGGAAATGCCGTTTTTGTTGCAGCGATCATCACTCAGATCGTTGTTATTGTGGGCTTCCTGGGAGATTGGATGTCTTACCTTTGGCTCAATGCCTTCGGATGTACACTGGTGATCCTCCTGGCTATGGCTCTCGAAGGATTTGATCGGGTATTGAGAAACCCGCCTTTAGAAACTTAA
- a CDS encoding DUF2911 domain-containing protein yields the protein MKRLIYVFLAILVSIPAMAQIQSPQPSPAAKIMQRVGLTDVTVEYSRPSMRGRTIFGDLVPFDKLWRTGANARTTITFDTDIIVGDGSLKAGSYAIFTKPSATSWDVYFYTETGGGGTPQEWDESKIAAQIKVNTLPIEMPIETFTISFDDLHSSGATLGMMWENTYIGIPFTVPSKEMTMKSIESVMAGPSGNDYFAAATFYYDQGMDLNKAKEWIDKAVAMNSNAFWIMRTQSLIYAKMGDKKGAIEAAKNSLAAAKAAKNADYVKLNEDSLKEWGAM from the coding sequence ATGAAAAGATTAATCTATGTATTCTTGGCCATATTGGTGAGCATACCTGCGATGGCACAAATTCAATCACCCCAGCCCAGTCCGGCTGCAAAAATCATGCAACGGGTAGGACTAACCGACGTAACAGTGGAATATTCACGACCTTCCATGCGGGGAAGAACCATATTTGGTGATTTAGTTCCTTTTGATAAATTATGGAGAACAGGAGCCAATGCAAGAACTACCATAACTTTCGATACCGATATAATAGTAGGGGACGGATCACTTAAGGCCGGATCTTATGCCATCTTTACGAAACCCAGTGCAACTTCTTGGGACGTATACTTTTACACCGAAACAGGAGGCGGCGGAACGCCTCAGGAGTGGGACGAAAGCAAGATTGCTGCCCAGATCAAAGTGAATACTTTACCTATTGAAATGCCAATAGAAACATTTACAATTTCCTTTGACGATTTACACAGCAGCGGCGCAACCCTTGGGATGATGTGGGAGAACACTTACATTGGAATACCTTTCACGGTGCCTTCCAAAGAGATGACCATGAAAAGTATTGAATCTGTAATGGCGGGTCCTTCAGGTAATGATTATTTTGCCGCCGCTACTTTCTACTACGATCAGGGAATGGACCTGAACAAAGCAAAAGAATGGATAGATAAAGCCGTGGCTATGAATAGTAATGCGTTCTGGATCATGAGGACTCAATCGCTTATTTATGCAAAAATGGGAGACAAGAAAGGAGCTATAGAGGCTGCTAAAAATTCCCTGGCTGCTGCCAAGGCTGCAAAAAATGCCGACTATGTAAAGCTTAACGAAGATTCCTTAAAAGAATGGGGAGCCATGTAG
- a CDS encoding mechanosensitive ion channel domain-containing protein translates to MEDFIFDHTRELLGSIVTLMMVLILRFITYKAVRKVGSISDLNEARTRLVSKYISFAFWVFAVVALILIWGVNIRELGLIFSSVFAVIGVALFAQWSILSNVTAGIILFFSFPFKIGDRIQIMDKDLETSGTYLIEDIKAYHIHLRRENGELITYPNNLMLQKAVCVISDEDLDNDGSDAI, encoded by the coding sequence ATGGAAGATTTTATTTTTGACCACACAAGGGAATTGTTAGGATCAATTGTTACCCTTATGATGGTTTTGATCCTGCGTTTTATAACGTATAAGGCCGTTAGGAAAGTTGGCAGTATCAGTGACCTCAACGAGGCCAGGACACGCCTGGTAAGCAAGTATATTTCCTTTGCCTTTTGGGTTTTCGCCGTTGTGGCCCTCATCCTGATCTGGGGTGTTAACATCAGGGAACTCGGCCTTATTTTCTCCTCTGTATTTGCGGTTATCGGGGTGGCCCTATTTGCCCAGTGGTCCATTTTAAGTAATGTAACCGCCGGCATTATTCTCTTCTTTTCGTTTCCTTTTAAAATAGGAGACCGGATCCAGATCATGGATAAGGACCTTGAGACTTCAGGGACGTATCTCATCGAAGATATCAAGGCCTACCATATTCACCTGCGAAGGGAAAACGGAGAATTGATCACCTACCCCAACAACCTGATGCTTCAGAAAGCGGTGTGCGTAATTTCCGATGAGGACCTCGATAATGATGGTAGTGACGCCATCTAG
- a CDS encoding PIG-L family deacetylase, with protein sequence MRYRLRLLLCFLMVMGFTFGQAPDRPSSTDIFHSLQKLNFLGSAMYIAAHPDDENTRLISYLSNEVHSRTAYLSITRGDGGQNLIGPELRELLGVLRTQELLAARRVDGGIQYFTRANDFGYSKHPDETLRLWDKDVVLGDVVRLIRQFKPDVIINRFDHRTPGSTHGHHTSSAILSVEAFDLAGDKEAYSDQLGELDPWSPKRLFFNTSWWFYGSQENFAKADKSRLLELNTGVYFPMLGISNNEIASLASSQHLCQGFGRLTSRGAEREYIELLKGEMPEKDPSNLFEGIDTSWSRIEGGKAIGDLLYKVENSFNFKDPSTHLNDLLTAYTLLSKTQDGHWKRIKLEELEEIIASVSGLYLEASAESSYSNPGNTENVTIEAINRSKASIVLKSISIAGRTRLQPEEKLVNNQKKNYDFLFQIPAETNYSGPYWLREKGSLGMYKVDDLNLIGKPETPTAFKAKFNLEIEGVAISIEKPLIYRFSRPDKGELYNPFNVLPAASASITDKVFIFSDADPKEIAVSVKALMDNVRGSLSLTVPVGWNVDKAQIPVELSKDGEEKIYRFVITPPDDESEGIITPVLTIGNKVLNKELITIAYDHIPSQAVLLPAETKVVRLNIKKSGQNIGYIMGAGDDIPQSLEQIGYTVYTISPEDIQKGSLAKYDAVVVGIRAYNVVDEMKFKQNALLDYVKEGGNLIIQYNTSGRSGLKFDNLAPYPLNVSRDRVTDEDAPVKILMPRHPLMSFPNQITDKDFDGWIQERGLYFPDQWDKAFSPVLSMADPGESEKEGSLLIASYGKGTYIYTGLSFFRELPAGVPGAFKLFANMLSQNKAEVQNEIPVKGK encoded by the coding sequence ATGCGCTACCGACTGAGATTACTTCTCTGTTTTCTGATGGTTATGGGTTTTACTTTCGGCCAGGCGCCGGACAGACCTTCGTCGACAGACATTTTCCACAGTTTACAAAAACTCAATTTCCTGGGCTCCGCAATGTATATCGCGGCTCATCCGGATGATGAGAATACCCGACTTATTTCTTATCTCTCAAATGAAGTACATTCCCGAACTGCATATCTCTCCATTACCCGGGGCGATGGGGGGCAGAATCTTATTGGGCCGGAATTAAGAGAGCTTTTAGGAGTATTGCGTACTCAGGAACTGCTGGCAGCCAGAAGGGTGGATGGCGGGATACAATATTTTACCCGTGCTAATGATTTTGGATATTCGAAACATCCTGATGAAACTTTGAGGTTATGGGATAAGGACGTGGTGTTGGGGGATGTGGTTCGACTTATACGTCAATTTAAACCTGATGTGATCATCAATCGTTTTGACCACCGCACGCCGGGATCCACTCATGGCCACCATACTTCTTCAGCCATACTCAGCGTTGAAGCATTCGATCTTGCAGGAGATAAAGAGGCTTATTCTGACCAACTCGGCGAATTGGACCCCTGGAGTCCTAAACGACTTTTTTTTAATACCTCATGGTGGTTTTATGGAAGTCAGGAAAATTTTGCTAAAGCCGATAAGTCGAGACTCCTAGAACTGAATACAGGAGTATACTTCCCCATGTTAGGAATATCAAACAATGAAATTGCCTCTTTGGCAAGCAGCCAGCATTTGTGCCAGGGTTTTGGCCGCTTAACTTCAAGGGGAGCAGAAAGAGAATACATTGAACTACTCAAAGGAGAAATGCCCGAAAAAGATCCCTCCAATCTTTTTGAAGGAATTGACACCTCCTGGTCTCGAATCGAGGGAGGAAAAGCTATAGGAGATCTCCTATACAAGGTGGAAAACAGTTTTAATTTTAAAGACCCTTCCACTCATCTTAACGATCTACTCACGGCTTATACCTTGTTGTCGAAAACGCAGGATGGACACTGGAAACGGATAAAGTTAGAAGAGCTAGAGGAGATCATAGCCAGCGTCTCGGGACTCTACCTGGAAGCTTCAGCTGAATCCTCTTATTCAAATCCTGGAAATACTGAAAACGTGACTATTGAAGCCATAAATCGAAGTAAAGCTTCAATAGTGCTTAAATCAATTTCTATTGCTGGTCGAACCCGCCTTCAACCCGAAGAAAAATTGGTGAATAACCAAAAGAAGAATTATGACTTCCTGTTCCAGATTCCTGCAGAAACAAACTATTCAGGCCCCTATTGGCTCAGGGAAAAAGGCAGCCTTGGGATGTATAAAGTCGATGATTTAAATTTAATAGGTAAGCCGGAAACACCAACTGCCTTTAAAGCGAAGTTTAATTTGGAAATTGAAGGCGTAGCCATATCCATCGAAAAACCATTGATCTATCGTTTCTCCCGTCCCGATAAAGGAGAACTTTATAATCCTTTTAATGTCTTACCCGCCGCATCGGCATCCATCACAGACAAGGTTTTTATCTTCTCTGACGCCGACCCAAAGGAGATTGCAGTCTCTGTGAAGGCCTTAATGGATAATGTCAGGGGAAGTCTGAGTCTTACTGTTCCTGTCGGGTGGAATGTAGACAAAGCACAAATACCGGTTGAACTTTCCAAGGATGGCGAAGAAAAGATCTATCGATTTGTGATCACTCCGCCCGATGATGAAAGTGAAGGCATAATTACACCGGTACTTACCATTGGTAATAAAGTCTTAAACAAGGAATTGATAACCATAGCTTACGACCACATCCCTTCTCAGGCTGTTTTGCTGCCTGCTGAAACAAAGGTAGTTCGGTTAAATATTAAAAAATCCGGGCAAAATATAGGTTACATTATGGGCGCAGGTGATGATATTCCCCAAAGCCTGGAACAAATCGGATATACGGTCTACACTATTTCTCCCGAGGATATTCAGAAAGGATCTCTTGCTAAATATGATGCTGTGGTTGTCGGGATCAGAGCGTATAATGTTGTAGACGAGATGAAATTTAAGCAAAATGCCTTGCTCGACTACGTTAAAGAGGGAGGAAATCTGATCATTCAATACAATACCTCGGGACGGAGTGGCCTTAAATTTGACAATCTGGCCCCCTACCCGCTCAATGTTTCGAGAGACAGGGTTACAGATGAGGATGCCCCGGTGAAAATACTTATGCCGCGGCATCCGTTAATGAGCTTCCCCAACCAAATCACAGATAAAGACTTTGATGGCTGGATTCAAGAGCGTGGCCTCTATTTCCCTGATCAGTGGGACAAGGCCTTTTCCCCGGTATTATCCATGGCCGATCCGGGTGAATCTGAAAAAGAAGGAAGTCTTTTGATTGCCTCCTATGGAAAAGGAACGTACATTTATACCGGCCTCAGTTTTTTCAGAGAGTTACCGGCAGGAGTCCCCGGAGCCTTTAAACTCTTCGCCAATATGCTGTCCCAAAACAAAGCTGAAGTGCAAAATGAAATTCCTGTAAAAGGTAAATAA
- a CDS encoding SRPBCC family protein: MYRLSAKQSFPISRQLAWDFLSNPANLSVITPPEMGFNILSGADRPMFAGQIIQYKVSPFPGFSTRWVTEITHVNKGSYFVDEQRFGPYALWHHKHFINEVPGGVEMEDIIDYKLPLGILGKMAHPLLVKKQLISIFSYREEQLSSRFGSLPDSKRTFKIEQI; the protein is encoded by the coding sequence ATGTATAGATTATCGGCTAAACAGTCGTTTCCCATCTCAAGACAACTAGCCTGGGACTTTCTTTCCAATCCAGCCAACCTGAGTGTCATTACCCCTCCTGAAATGGGTTTTAATATATTGTCCGGAGCTGACAGACCCATGTTTGCCGGTCAGATCATCCAATATAAAGTAAGTCCCTTTCCGGGTTTTTCCACCCGGTGGGTAACAGAAATCACTCACGTAAATAAAGGTTCTTATTTCGTCGATGAACAACGATTTGGCCCCTATGCGCTGTGGCATCACAAACACTTTATCAATGAAGTACCCGGAGGAGTCGAAATGGAGGATATCATTGATTACAAGCTCCCACTGGGTATCCTCGGAAAGATGGCTCATCCCCTGCTGGTAAAAAAACAACTGATTTCCATCTTTTCATATCGCGAAGAACAACTCTCTTCCAGATTCGGAAGTTTACCCGATTCCAAAAGAACATTTAAAATAGAACAGATATAA
- a CDS encoding SDR family NAD(P)-dependent oxidoreductase has product MKNKNILLIGGSQGIGLELVKLLQDTHTVFVASRTADELSSLNVTHISFDVTKDELDLSALPESLGGFVYCPGSINLKPLKMMGLDTFREDMEINFFSLVKVVKQIMPKMSEGSSMVFFSTVAVGMGMPFHTSVAAAKGAIEGFAKALAAENTPKVRVNVIAPSLVDTPLASRLLSNDRKKEMMADRHPLKRVGTAEDIARMAAFLLKEDSSWMTGQILGVDGGMSSLNIS; this is encoded by the coding sequence ATGAAAAATAAAAACATACTCCTTATCGGAGGATCTCAGGGCATAGGCCTTGAACTGGTAAAACTATTACAGGATACCCATACGGTATTTGTCGCTTCAAGAACTGCTGATGAATTGTCATCACTGAACGTAACACATATCTCCTTTGATGTAACTAAGGACGAACTCGACCTTTCGGCTTTACCGGAATCGCTCGGCGGTTTTGTATATTGTCCCGGAAGTATTAATCTAAAACCCCTGAAAATGATGGGGCTGGATACTTTCAGAGAAGATATGGAGATCAATTTCTTCAGTCTAGTCAAAGTCGTAAAACAAATTATGCCTAAAATGTCGGAGGGATCATCTATGGTTTTCTTCAGTACAGTAGCTGTAGGGATGGGCATGCCGTTCCACACAAGTGTAGCTGCTGCAAAAGGTGCAATAGAGGGGTTTGCAAAAGCTTTGGCTGCTGAAAATACGCCCAAAGTAAGAGTGAACGTCATCGCTCCTTCTTTGGTTGATACTCCTTTAGCGTCAAGGTTACTCAGTAACGACAGAAAAAAAGAAATGATGGCCGACAGACATCCGCTTAAACGAGTGGGTACAGCCGAAGATATCGCTCGTATGGCCGCATTCTTGCTAAAAGAGGACAGCAGCTGGATGACAGGGCAAATTTTGGGCGTAGACGGTGGAATGTCGTCCCTTAATATTTCATAA